The genomic DNA GTGACACCGCGCAGACGCTCAACATGACGTTTTACCCGCTGCTCTGGCAGGCCGGCGGCGAGGTGTTCGCCGAGGACGGCGAGTCCGTGGCGTTCGACGACGCGGCGGGCGTCGGGGCGCTGACGTACCTGACGGAGTTCGTCGAGGAGGGCTGGACGCCCAAGGACCTCGTCACCACCACGCCGAACCTGGAGCAGACCCCGGTCGCCAAGGGCAAGGTCGCCTGTACGTGGACCAACGTCCCGGCCGACGTCGAGCCGTTCTGGGGCCGGGAGAACATCGTCGTCCAGCCGCCGCTGACCGGCGAGGAGTCGGTCGGCTACGGCACCGTCGGCGCGCTGTCGATGCTGAAGGGCGCCGACACCGGGGCCGCCGGCAAGTGGATCAACTTCGTCGCCCAGCCGGAGAACGCCGCGGACCTGGAGAAGGGCGCCGGCTACTTCCCGGCCCGTACCTCCGCCGACGACCTCTACCCGGACGACGAGCTGCAGCAGGCGGTCGCCGACACGCTGCCCGCGATGAACGCGGGTCCGCTGGAGGAGAAGGCGCGCGAGGTGATGGGCGTGCTCGCGCCCGAGCTGCAGGCCGCGCTGCTCGGCAAGAAGAGCCCCGAGGACGCGCTGAAGGCGGCGGCCGAGGCGGCCGACGCCCAGATCGCCCGCTGACCCCGCGGGGCCGCGGCCCCCTTCCCCTCCCGTAGCCCGCGCGGCCCGGACCACCGACTGCTCCGGGCCGGCGCGGGCCCCACGGACCGCGCGCCCGGCCGGCGGCGCCGAACCCCTGCCGCCGGCCGGGCCGCGCATCCGCCCGCACCACCCCCGTACCGCAAGGAGACCCACCGTGGCAGTCGTCGCGGAACCCACCCGGAACAGGCGAAGGCGCCGCAGCGGGCCGCACGCGCGCCGCGAGGCCCGGATCGGCCTGCTGTTCGTCCTGCCGTGCTTCCTGCTCTTCCTCGCCTTCCGGTTCGGCCCCGCGGTCGCCGGGGTGCTGATGAGCTTCACCGATTACACCCTCACCGGGGGCGGCAGCTTCATCGGCGCCGACAACTTCACCCGGCTGAAGGACGACCCGCTGTTCTGGGACGCGCTGAAGGTCACCGTGATCTACACGGTGCTGGCCGTGCCCGGCACCATCGCGGTCTCGGTGGGGCTCGCGCTGCTGACCCGGCGGGCGTTCCGCGGCTCGAAGGTCTTCCGCTCGGTGTTCTTCCTGCCGGTCGTCACCTCGCTGGTGCTGGCAGCCACCGTGTTCGTGTGGATCTTCTCCACCGGCGGCCCCTGGTCGACGGCGATGGGCTGGATCGGGCTGCCGGAGGAGTCGTGGCTCTCCCACGACACCCTGGTGGTGCCCGCGCTGGCGCTGGTGGGCATCTGGTCGCGGTTCGGCTACGGGATGCTCATCCTGCTGGCCCGGATGCAGGACATCCCGCGGGAGCTGGAGGAGGCCGCACTCACCGACGGGGCCGGCCCCTGGCAGCGGTTCCGGCACATCGTGCTGCCGCAGTTGCGGCCGGCGCTGTTCTTCCTCGCGGTGATCGAGACGACGGCCTCGTTCCAGGTCTTCGACGCGGTCTACACGATGACCGGCGGCGGCCCCGCCAACTCCAGCTACACGCTGGTCTTCCAGCTCTACGACGCCGGCTTCAAGTACTTCGACCTGGGCTACGCGGCGGCGATCGGCGTGGCGCTCTTCGCGCTGACGCTGGTGGTCGCGCTGATCCAGCGGCTGACGATCGGGAAGGACGACTGACCATGACCTCGGCCCCCGCGAAGACCCCGCACGAAGAGATACCGGCAGGACCGGCTCCGGCGCCCGCGCCCGGCAAGGGCCGCGCGCCCGGACTCGCCGCCCGGCGCGACGAGCGCCGGCTGCGCCGCGCCGCGAACCGCGACTCCGTACCGCACGCGATGCGCGGCAGCACCGCCGGCCGGATAGGCCGCGGCCTGCTGCTGGCCCTGGCCGCCGTCGTCACCGTCTTCCCGTTCTACGCCATGGTGGTGCTGTCGCTGAAGCCCGCCGCGGCGGTGGAGTTCCCCGGCAGCCTGGTGCCGTGGCCGCTGGGCGGCGAGGCGTACGGGAGCGTCATGAACTCCCAGGACGTGCCGCGCTGGCTCTTCAACACGCTGCTCTACTCGCTGGTGTCGGTGGTGGGCGTGCTGCTGCTGTCGTCGCTTGCGGGCTATGCCTTCGCCAAGAAGCGCTTCCCCGGCCGCGAGGCGATGTTCTGGTCGTTCCTGTCGATGGTGATGGTGCCCTATCACGTCACGATGATCCCGACGTTCGCGATGATCGCGAAGCTCGGCGGCGTGGACACGTACTGGGGCCTGATCGTGCCGACGCTCGCCAACGCCCAGGCGGTCTTCCTCATGCGGCAGTTCATCCAGGGGCTGCCGGACGAGCTGTTCGAGGCGGCGCGCCTGGACGGCTGCAGCGAGCTGCAGATCTTCGGCCGCATCGTGCTGCCGCTGCTCAAGCCCATCCTGGCCACGCTCGGCGTCTTCGTCTTCCTGTGGCACTGGAACGACTTCCTGTGGCCGCTGGTCATCGGGCAGTCCACGGACATGCGCACACTCACCGTCGGCATCGCCTCCCTGCAGCAGCAGAACGTGCCGCTGAACGTCGTGCTGTCCGGCTCCGTCATCGCGTTCGTGCCCATCTTCGCCGCGTATCTGGTGGGCCAGCGCTACTTCACCGAGGGCGTCACGGCGTCCGGGATCAAGGGGTGAGAACCGATCGTGTTCGCTGACGAGAAGGCACTTGAGGAGCGCCTGGCCACCCCCTCGCCGGGGCTGACCGAGGACATGGCCCGCCTGGAAGGCGACCTGCTGGTGCTCGGCGCCGGCGGCAAGATGGGCCCGAGCCTGTGCCGGCTGGCGCGGCGGGCGCTGGATGCCGCGGGGCGTGCGGACGTGGCGGTGCACGCGGTGTCCCGCTGGTCGGACCCGGCCGCGGCCGGGCGGCTGCAGGCCGCGGGGGTACGCACCGTGGCCGCGGACCTGATGGACCCGGACACCGATCTGGCCGCGCTGCCGGACGCGGGGAACGTCGTGTTCATGGTCGGCGCCAAGTTCGGCTCCGCCGGGGCGCCTTCGCACGCCTGGGCGGTGAACGCGGGGCTGCCGGAGCGGGTCGCACGCCGCTGGGCGGACGCCCGGGTCGCGGCGTTCTCCACCGGCAACGTCTATCCGCTGGTGTCCGTGGGCACCGGCGGCTCGGCCGAGTCGGACCCGGTGGGGCCGGTCGGCGAGTACGCCATGTCGTGCCTGGGCCGCGAACGGCTCTTCGCGCACGCGGCGCTCACCCACGGCACGAAGGTCGCGCTGCTGCGCCTCAACTACGCGGTGGACCTGCGCTACGGCGTCCTCGCCGACGTCGCCCAGCGGGTGCACGCCGGCGCGCCCGTGGACGTCACCACGGGCCACGTCAACGTCGTCTGGCAAGGGTACGCCAACGAAGTCGCCCTGCGCGCACTGCTGCACGCCCGCGACGGGGAGCCGTTCACCCTCAACATCACCGGGCCCGAGACCGCCGCCGTGCGCCGGCTGGCGCACCGGTTCGGCGCCGAGTTCGGCACCGAGCCGGTCTTCGAGGGAACCGAGGCCCCCACGGCCCTCCTCTCCGACGCCGCGGCCTGCCACGCTCTCTTCGGCTACCCGGACGTGCCGCTGCGCACCCTCGTCGGCTGGCAGGCCGACTGGCTGCACCGCGGGCTCCCGCTGTCCGGCAAGCCCACCAAGTTCCAGGTACGCGACGGAAGGTTCTGAGCCGCCCCATGCCCACCGACCGCCCCACCCCGCTGGACGTCCTCGCCGACGGCGCCGTCATCCCCGCCCACCCGCTCGCCCTGACCGCGGACCGGCGCCTGGACGAGCGCCGCCAGCGCGCCCTGACCCGCTACTACCTCGACGCCGGCGCCGGCGGCATCGCCGTCGCCGTGCACACCACCCAGTTCGCCATCCGCGAGCCGCAGGTCGGCCTGCTGCGCCCGGTGCTCGAACTCGCCGCGGAGACCGCGGCGGAGAGCGCCGCCGCCTCGGGCCGGCCGGCGGTGAGGATAGCCGGCGCCTGCGGTTACACCGCGCAGGCCGTCGCCGAGGCGGAGCTGGCCGCCTCCCTCGGCTACGACGCGGTGCTGCTCAGCCCCGCGGTACCGGGCGCGAACGAGGAGGGACTGCTGGAACGGGCCCGCGCCGTCGGCGAGGTGCTGCCGGTCATCGGCTTCTATCTGCAGGAGGCCGTCGGCGGGCGGTACTTGTCCCCCGCGTTCTGGGCGGCGCTCGCCGACCAGCCCTCGACGGCGGCCATCAAGATCGCGCCGTTCGACCGCTACCGCACCGCGGACGTGGTGCGCGCGGTCGCCGGCGCCGACCGCGGCCCGGAGGTCGCGCTCTACACCGGCAACGACGACGACATCGTCGGCGACCTCCTCACCCCGTACGACACGGCCGGGGGCCGGCGCTGGTTCGCCGGCGGGCTCCTCGGGCAGTGGGCGGTGTGGACCCGGCCGGCGGCCGGGCTGCTGGCCGACGTGCGCCGGGCCCGCGCGGGGGACCACGAGGCGCTGCTGCGCTGCCTGGCGCGCCGGCCGCAGCTCACCGACGCCAACAGCGCGGTCTTCGACGTACGGGGCGGGTTCCGCGGCTGCATCGCCGGAGTACACGAAGTGCTGCGGCGGCAGGGGCTGCTCAAGGGCACCTGGTGCCTCGACCCCGGCGAGGTGCTCTCGCCGGGGCAGGCCGACGAGCTGAGCCGCGTGGCGGCCGCGTACCCGTGGCTGACCGACGACGACTTCGTGAAGGAGCACCTGGATGACTGGCTCCGCTGACCGCGGCGCCGCCCGGGACCGGGTGGTGGTGTGCGTACCGCCGGAGCTGCGCGCGCAGTTCTTCACCGACGCGGTGTGGCGGCGGCTCGCGGACGCCGCGGAGCTGACGGTGCTCGACGAGCACCGCGACCGGGCGGCGCTGGCCGCCGCCCTGCCCGGGGCCCGGGCGCTGGTCACCGCGTGGGGCGCGCCGCAGTTGGACGCCGGGCTGCTCGCGGTGGCCGACCGCCTCGAACTCCTCGCGCACACCGGCTCCGCCGTCGCCCCGTACGTCACGGGGGACGCCTTCGCCCGCGGCGTACGGGTCACGCAGGCCGGGGACGCGATGGCCCGGCCGGTCGCCGAGGTCGCGCTCGCGTTCACCCTCGCGCTGCTGCACCGGATCCACCGCTTCGACCACGCGATGCGCCGTGGCGCGGACTGGGAGAGCGCCGGGCAGGCGCCGCCGCGGCACGAGCTGGGTGCGAGCGCGGTGGGCGTCATCGGCGCCTCCCGCACCGGCCGCGCGTACATCGAGCTGGTCCGCGCCTTCGGCGCGCGGGTGTCGGTGACCGACCCGTTCCTGTCCGAAGCGGACGCGGCGGAGCTGGGGGTACGCATCCTGCCGCTGGACGAGCTGCTGCGCACCAGCCGCGTCGTGGCGGTGCACGCCCCGGCCACCGAGGCGACCCGGCGGCTGCTGGGCGCGCCGCAGTTGGCGCTGCTGCCGGACGGTGCGGGTCTGGTGAACACCGCGCGTTCGTGGCTCGTGGACGAGGACGCGCTGCTCGCGGAGCTGCGCGGCGGCCGTATCGACGCGGCCCTCGACGTCTTCGACGCCGAGCCGCTGCCCGCCGGGCACCCGTTCCGGCAGTTGCCGAACGTGCTGCTGACCCCGCACCAGGCGGCGGGCACGGCGGAGTGCCGGGAGCGGCTGGGCGAGTCCGCGGTCGCCGAGGTGCTGCGGCTGCTGGCGGGCGAGGAGCCGCTGCACCCGGTGGACGCCTCGGCGCTGACCCGCCTCTTCTGATTCTGACCGGCCAGGCCCCGCCGGGGCCGTAATCGCTGGCCGCGCTCCGCCCGCGGGTGGCAGGATCCGGCCATGGAACCGCAGGTGACACCCGCGGAGCCGGACCTCCCCTGGCTCGGCCCGCCGATCGACGCCCGGCCGCTGTTCGCCCCCGAGCAGCGCGCGCTCATGTCGGCGCTGCACGCGCTGCGGCCGGACGACTGGCGGCGCGAGGCGGTGCCCGGCTGGACGGTGCACGACGTGGCCGCGCACCTGCTCGGCGACTTCTACGGCCGCCTCGCCCGCGAGCGCGACGGGCACACCGGCGGCCCGGCGCCCGCGGCAGGCGAGCCGCTGGCGGCGTTCATCCACCGCATCAACCAGGAGTGGGTCGACGCCCACGCCCGGGTCAGCCCCGCGTCGCTGACCGGCGCGCTCGACGCGGCCGGCGCCGGTATCGCCGCCCACTTCGCGGGCGACGCGCTGCGCGGCCCGTCGCTGGGCGTGTCGTGGGCGGGCGCCGAGCCGGCGCCGCGCTGGCTGGACGTGGCGCGGGACTTCACCGAGTTCTGGACCCACCGGCAGCAGATCCGGCACGCCGCGGGACAGCCCCACGACCCGGAGGCCGGCCCGCTGGCCGCGGTGCTCGACACCTTCATGCGGGCCCTGCCGCACACCCTGCGCGACACCGCCGCGCCGCCCGGGACCCGGGTCCTGATGGCGGTGCCGGGACCGGCCGGCGGCGCCTGGACGGCGACGGCCGTCGGGCCCGCCCCCGCGGGCGGCACCCGCTGGTCGCTGGCGTTGCCGCCCGGGGAGGGCGAGCCGGACGCGCTGGTGCGGCTGGACGCCGAGACCGCCTGGCGGCTGTGCGTACGGGGCGTGGAGCCGGCGGCGGCTCTGGCCCGCGCCGAGGTCGCCGGTGACCGGGCCCTCGCGGAGGCCGTCTGCCGCATCGTGTCGATCATCCGCTGACCGAAGGCGCACGGGGCGTCACGCCGGGTCCGGATAAATACCGCGGGCGCCCGTTTTCTCATCGAATGTTCATCTGATTCCCAGTCGTTTCCGCACCTGGGTCCTCTAGCCTCCGGCAGCGTGTCGAGAAATCATCTCCCCACGCTGCGCTCCGCGGCGGTCGCGGCGGGCACGCTCGCCGTGATCGCCGCCACCGCGTCGTCCTCCGCTCCCCTCGTGGGGGACACCGCGGAGGCCGCGGGTGCGCCCCGCACGCGCTACGTCCAGTACGCACCGGCGGCCGGGAAGGCACCGGCTCCGGCGCCCTCGGCGGACAAGGCCGTGACGAAGGCGCTCAAGGCGCTGCCGAAGCCGGCCGGCGCGTACGACCTCGCCGTGGCGGACCTCGACTCGGGCGCCCAGGCCACGTACGCCTCGGGCAAGGGCTCCTTCGACACCGCGAGCATCGTCAAGGTCGACATCCTCGCCGCCCTGCTGCTCCAGGCCCAGGACGACGGCAAGACGCTGACCGGCGCGCAGAAGAAGCTGGCCGCGGAGATGATACGCAGCAGCGACAACGACGCCACCGACGCCCTCTGGTCGGACATCGGCGGCGGCTCCGGCCTCGCGGACGCCAACCGCCGCCTCGGCCTGACCGAGACCGAGCCCGGCGACGGCGGCACCTGGGGACTGACGCAGACCACCGCGTCCGACCAGTTGACGCTGCTCGAAGCGGTGTACGGCGACGGCCGCTCGCCGCTGGACGGCGACTCCCGCCACTACGTCGGGAAGCTGATGGCCTCGGTGGTCGACGACCAGCGCTGGGGCGTGTCCGCGGCGGCGGACGACACCGGGGCGGCGGCGCTCAAGAACGGCTGGCTGCCGCGCTCCTCGACCGGGCTGTGGGACATCAACAGCATCGGCCGCGTCGAGCACGGCGGCCACACCCTGCTCGTCGCCGTCCTCTCCGACGGGCACGAGTCCCACAAGGCGGGGGTCGACGCCGTGGAGACCTACACGACGACGGCGGCGAACGCGCTGCGTGACTGACCGGGCGCCGGACGCGTCCCCGGATCCACCCCGCCGGGCCCGGTGCGGCCCGTATGCCCGACTTGCCGGGGGACGTGCACCTGTGCTTGCGGATGAAAGTGCATCTGTACTTGCATCCGGAGGTCCATATCACTCACCATTGAACAACCAGCACGTGCCAAGGCGACAGCATCGATCGGGGAATCGGCATGGCGGCAGCTTTCGGGGAGCGGGCCGAGGCATCGGCGTTCGCTGCCTGCGCCCTCGATGCCCATCCGCGGTCGATAGCCGAAGCCCGGCGCACGGTCCGCACCACGCTGCGTGACTGGGATCTCGCCGAGCTGACCGACAGCGTCGAGTGCGTCGTCTCCGAGCTGGTGACCAACGCCGTACGCCACGGCGTGCCCGGCTGCCCCCCGCTGCCCGTCGCCGAGCCACAGCCGGTGACCCTCACCCTCGTCCGCCGCGGCGGCGAGGTCGTCTGCGCGGTCTTCGACCCGGGTGAGGGCGTGCCGGCGCCCTGCGAGGCCGACGAGGTCGCCGAGTCCGGGCGGGGGCTGCAGATAGTGGCGACGCTCAGCGACGCGTGGGGCTGGAGTGCCCCGGGGCCGTTCGGCAAGGCCGTGTGGTCCCGGTTCACCGCGCCCGCCGGGACCGGCGGCCCGGCGGACGTGGGCGTCGGCGGGGACTGCGACCGGGACCGCGAGTGGCAGTCCTTCGCCCGCTGCCTGGCCCTGCTGGAGTCGCTCGTGCCCGGACGCGCCGACCACGCCCCGGCCGTCGCCTGACCGGCTCCGGTACGAAGCCGCCGCGCCCCACGGAACCTCCCGGCAGGTCCGCGCGTTCCCCCGCAGTGGCGCCTGGCCACCGGGACGAGGAGGCGACCATGGCGGAATTGCGGCTCGGGCCGCTGCTGCGGTACGCCGACGACTCCCGCGCCACCGTCTGGGTGGAGACCGGCGGCCCCTGCGAGGCGCAGGTCCGCTGCGCGGACGGCGCCGGCGGCAGCGCCCGCACCTGGCAGGTCGGCGGCCACCACTACGCGCTGATCACCGTGACCGGGCTGACGCCGGGCGCCCCCACCCCGTACCGCGTGCTCCTCGACGGCCACGAGGTCTGGCCGCTGCCCGGCGCCCCCGCGAGCACCATCCGCACCCCGCGCCCCGGCGCCCCGCTGCGGGTGGCGTTCGGTTCCTGCCGCTGGGCCGCCAAGCCCGGCGGCGGCCACGACCCCGTGGGGCCCGACGCCCTCGACACCCTCTCGCGCCGGCTGGACACCGACCCGGACGCCGAGCGCCCCGACATCCTGCTCCTCCTCGGCGACCAGGTGTACGCGGACGAGACCTCCGCCGCCACCCGCGAGTACCTCGCCGGGCGCCGCGATCCCGACGTGCCGCCGGGCGACCAGATCGCGGACTACGAGGAGTACACCCACCTGTACGAGGAGTCCTGGCTCGACCCCGAGGTGCGCCGGCTGCTGGCCTCCGTGCCCTCCTGCATGATCTTCGACGACCACGACGTGATCGACGACTGGAACACCTCCGCCTCCTGGCTGGAGGAGATCCGCGCCGAGCCCTGGTGGCGCGAGCGGATCCTCGGCGGGCTGATGTCGTACTGGGTCTACCAGCACCTCGGCAACCTCTCCCCCGACGAGCTGGCGGCCGACCCGCTCTACGCGGCCGTGCGCGCGGCCGGCGACGGCACGGAGCTGCTCCGGGAGTTCGCCGAACGCGCCGACGCCGACCCGGCCGCCGTGCGCTGGAGCTACCGCCGCGACCTCGGGCGCACCCGGCTGCTCATGGTCGACTCGCGCGCCGCGCGGGTGCTGGCGGAGAAGAGCCGCGCGCTGGTCGACCCGGACGAGATGGACTGGGTGCGCCGGCAGGCGCTGGCCGACCCGGGCGCGTACGACCACCTCCTGATCGGCACCTCACTGCCGTGGCTGCTGCCGCCCGCGGTGCACGACGCCGAGGGGTGGAACGCGGCGCTGTGCGCAGGTGAGCGGGGCGCGCGCTGGGCGCGGCTGGGCGAGAAGCTGCGGCGGCGGGCGGACCTGGAGCACTGGTCGGCGTTTCCGCGGTCCTTCGCAGAACTTGCGGACCTCATCGCCGAGGTCGGCCGCGCCGACGGGGCGCCGGCCTCGGTGCTGGTGCTCTCCGGCGACGTCCACCACGCCTACGTGGCCGAGCCGCGGTGGCCGGCGGCGGCCGGTCCCGAGGGCCCGCGGCCGGTGGTCGCGCAGCTCACCTGCTCACCGATGCACAACAGCGTTCCCGCCCCCATCAGGGCCGGCTTCCGGTTCGGCTGGAGCCGCACGGGTCGGCTCCTCGGCAAGCTGCTCGCCCGGCACGGCCGGCTCGCCGCCCCGCCGATCGAGTGGCGCAAGACCGGCGGACCGTGGTTCGGCAACCAGTTGATGACCCTCACCCTCGGCGGCCGCGACACCGCCCGGCTGCGGCTGGAGCAGGCCCGCGCGGAGGGCGCCGGCGGCGCCCGACTGGTCCGGGCGGACGAGCGGGAACTGCTGTAACCGCCCCCGTACGGGCGGCCGCCGGCCCGTTCCGGCGGATTCGCCTGCGGACCTGCGCATCGGGCTGCGCAAGGCGTTCCCAGCCCGGGTGAACTTCGCTATCTTTCGGGGCCCGTAATCCAACTGTGCACGTCTACCGCATCCTTGTCGCCGAAATACGGAACAAAACACCATGTCACGTGCGATATCACTGGACGGCGTCACCAAGGTCTACGAGCGCGGCATCAGGGCCGTCGACCGGTTCTCGCTCGATATCGAACCCGGCGAGTTCGTCGTCCTGCTCGGCCCCTCCGGATGCGGCAAGTCCACGGTGCTGCGCATGATCGCGGGCCTGGAGTCCGTCACCGAGGGGCAGTTGCTGCTCGACGGCGAGGACGCCGCCGAACTGGCGCCCGGGCAGCGCGGCATGGCCATGGTGTTCCAGAACTTCGCCCTCTACCCGCGGATGACCAACCGCGACAACATCGGCTTCCCGCTGAAGCTGGAGGCCCGCGGCGACGTCGGCCCGCGGGTGGACGCCACCGCCCGGCTGCTCGGCATCGAGGACCTGCTCGACCGCTACCCCGCGCAGCTCTCCGGCGGCGAGCGGCAGCGCGTGGCGATCGGCCGGGCGATCTCGCGGGAGCCCACCGCGTTCCTCATGGACGAGCCGCTGTCCAACATCGACGCCAAGCTGCGCAACCACCTGCGCGCGGAAGTCGCCCGGCTCAACCGCGAGTTGGCGGTCACCACGGTCTACGTGACGCACGACCAGGCCGAGGCGATGTCGCTCGGCGACCGGATCGCCGTGATGCGCGACGGCGTGCTGCAGCAGGTGGGTTCGCCGCGGGAGGCGTACGCGCTGCCGAAGAACATCTTCGTCGCCGCGTTCATCGGCACTCCGCGGATCAACCTGCTCGAAGCCGTCGTGCACGCCCCGCTGCCCGGCCGCATGACCATCGACCTCGGCCGGCAGAGCCTGGTGCTGCCGGAACCCCTCTCCCCCGACCACCAGATGCTCCGCATCCAGCAGGGCCGGCCGGTGATCGTCGGCCTGCGCTCCGAGGCCGTGCGCATCGCCCGTCCTTCGCTGGCGCGCGCCGGCGAGTGGGCGATGAGCGGCATCGTGGAGCACGTGGAGTACCTGGGCCACGAGGCGCTGCTGCATCTGAACACCGGCTCGCGCGCGGCCCTCGTACCGGCGCTGGAGGGACCGCGTACGGACAGCGCGCCCGGCGGCCACCGCAAGAACAAGGAGGGCACCGTCCTCGGGCGGCTGCGCGACAGGGCGGTGGCCCATCTGCACGGCCTCGGCCAGGACGAACCGGGCGAGGGGGCGGTGGGCGTGCTGGAGGAGCCCCCGGTGCCGGCCGCGCCGCCGCAGAGCGCCGAGCGGGCCGCGATCGCCGGGGGCGACCTCGTCGTACGGACCGGGCCCGACCTCCAGGTCCGGCCCGGCACGCACGTGCCGCTGCTGATCGACCTGGAACACCTGTACGTCTTCGACCAGCAGGGCCGCCGCGTCTGCCCCGCGCCCGCGCACCAGCCCCGGCTGGACGAGTGACGCCACCCGCGCGGCTCGCCTGCCCCGCCCGCCGGAGCACGGCCGACACCGCGCGGCGACCGCTCTCCGGCCACTCGGGTGAGCATGGGGCAAATCACCCAATTGCCGCTTTTCTTCGGTAAATCTCACTGCCAGGCTGGCAAACGACCTCTGACGGCTCCGTCGCCCCTGGAGATTTCCGTGATTCTGTCGATCTCAGGCGTTGTCCTGCTGGGAGTGATCGTCTTCCTGTTCTTCCGCAAGGACGGGCTTAAGCCGTCCCATGCCATCGTCTGCGCCCTCTTCGGGTTCTACTTGGCGGGCACCGCGATCGCACCCAGCATCAAGGCCGGCGGCCAGAGCCTCGCCAGCCTGCTGGGCGGCATCAAGCTCTAGGACGCCCCGACCAGCCGCGCGTCCGTACCCAGGACTCGGAGACCCGACGCATGCGACGACCGTTGGCCCGGCTGCTCGGCCGCGAGACGCCCCCGGCGGCCCGCGGCCGCGAGCTGGCCAGGACGGCGGCGGACGGCGCCGCGGACGTGCTGCGGCCGGTGGTGGTCGTGACCCGCGGCGCCGGACGGCTCGCGACCGCCGCCCGGCGGCGCTGGAGCGCGACCCCGAAGGAGCGGCGGGGGCCGACGGCCTTCCTCGCCGGCGCCTGCCTGCTGCTGGTGTATCTGATGCCGTACGGGCCGCTCGCCGCCGCCGTGGCGCTGCTGGCCGCGGCGGTGTGGGCGGGCCGCGGCCGGGGGGAGACGGACCCCGCGGCGGACGAGGACGCGGCGGCCCGGCGGCAGGAGCGGCTGGCGGCGCTGTACGAGGCACTGGTGCCGTACTTCTCCTCCCCCGACGACCCGCACCCTCTCTACGCCCACGAAGGCGACATCGAGCAGGTCTTCGGGGACGCCGGGTTCGACGGCGACGACCGGCTGACCGCGCTGCGGCTGCGCTACCCGCCGTACTTCCGCGACGGCGAGCCGGAGTCCCGGGCGCGCATCGAGCAACTGCTGTACGCCAAGTGCGGCCGCGGGCGCGAGTACCTCTTCGACTGGCACGAGGACGACAACCGCCTCGACCTCGCCGTCCTCGACCCGCTGCCCACCGACATCGGCGCGCAGCCCTACGTCACGGCGCACGGCGAGTCGGTGCTGGGCTTCACCGACGCCGAGGGCGTCCGGCGGACGCTGCCGGTGCGCACGGAGGCCGGCGACCGGGACGAGCCGCCGGTGCTCTGGCGTACCGGACCGCGCTCCACCGAGCCCCATCTGCTCGCCCTCGGCCAGCCCGGCACCGGCACGACGACGCTGCTGCGGTCGCTGGCGCTCCAGGCGCTGCCGCACGGCGAGGTGCTGGTGGTCGACGGCGGCTGCGCGGGCGAGTTCGCCTTCCTGGCGGGGCGGCCGGGGGTGCTGGCGGTGGAGTCCACGGTGGCCGGCGCGCTGGCGCTGCTGCGCTGGGCGGCGGAGGAGACGGAGCGCCGGCTGCAGCTCCCGGTCGCCGCCCGGGACGACGCGGCGGACGGCGGACGGGCGGCGGGGCCGCTGTGGATCGTCGTGGACCGGCCCGCGGCGCTGAGCCATCTGGCCGCCGCGGCCGGGCGGGAGGACCCGCAGGGGCTGCTGGAGGTGCCGCTGCGGCAC from Streptomyces sp. CMB-StM0423 includes the following:
- a CDS encoding maleylpyruvate isomerase family mycothiol-dependent enzyme, whose translation is MEPQVTPAEPDLPWLGPPIDARPLFAPEQRALMSALHALRPDDWRREAVPGWTVHDVAAHLLGDFYGRLARERDGHTGGPAPAAGEPLAAFIHRINQEWVDAHARVSPASLTGALDAAGAGIAAHFAGDALRGPSLGVSWAGAEPAPRWLDVARDFTEFWTHRQQIRHAAGQPHDPEAGPLAAVLDTFMRALPHTLRDTAAPPGTRVLMAVPGPAGGAWTATAVGPAPAGGTRWSLALPPGEGEPDALVRLDAETAWRLCVRGVEPAAALARAEVAGDRALAEAVCRIVSIIR
- a CDS encoding serine hydrolase, encoding MSRNHLPTLRSAAVAAGTLAVIAATASSSAPLVGDTAEAAGAPRTRYVQYAPAAGKAPAPAPSADKAVTKALKALPKPAGAYDLAVADLDSGAQATYASGKGSFDTASIVKVDILAALLLQAQDDGKTLTGAQKKLAAEMIRSSDNDATDALWSDIGGGSGLADANRRLGLTETEPGDGGTWGLTQTTASDQLTLLEAVYGDGRSPLDGDSRHYVGKLMASVVDDQRWGVSAAADDTGAAALKNGWLPRSSTGLWDINSIGRVEHGGHTLLVAVLSDGHESHKAGVDAVETYTTTAANALRD
- a CDS encoding ATP-binding protein — encoded protein: MAAAFGERAEASAFAACALDAHPRSIAEARRTVRTTLRDWDLAELTDSVECVVSELVTNAVRHGVPGCPPLPVAEPQPVTLTLVRRGGEVVCAVFDPGEGVPAPCEADEVAESGRGLQIVATLSDAWGWSAPGPFGKAVWSRFTAPAGTGGPADVGVGGDCDRDREWQSFARCLALLESLVPGRADHAPAVA
- a CDS encoding alkaline phosphatase D family protein — translated: MAELRLGPLLRYADDSRATVWVETGGPCEAQVRCADGAGGSARTWQVGGHHYALITVTGLTPGAPTPYRVLLDGHEVWPLPGAPASTIRTPRPGAPLRVAFGSCRWAAKPGGGHDPVGPDALDTLSRRLDTDPDAERPDILLLLGDQVYADETSAATREYLAGRRDPDVPPGDQIADYEEYTHLYEESWLDPEVRRLLASVPSCMIFDDHDVIDDWNTSASWLEEIRAEPWWRERILGGLMSYWVYQHLGNLSPDELAADPLYAAVRAAGDGTELLREFAERADADPAAVRWSYRRDLGRTRLLMVDSRAARVLAEKSRALVDPDEMDWVRRQALADPGAYDHLLIGTSLPWLLPPAVHDAEGWNAALCAGERGARWARLGEKLRRRADLEHWSAFPRSFAELADLIAEVGRADGAPASVLVLSGDVHHAYVAEPRWPAAAGPEGPRPVVAQLTCSPMHNSVPAPIRAGFRFGWSRTGRLLGKLLARHGRLAAPPIEWRKTGGPWFGNQLMTLTLGGRDTARLRLEQARAEGAGGARLVRADERELL
- a CDS encoding ABC transporter ATP-binding protein, which produces MSRAISLDGVTKVYERGIRAVDRFSLDIEPGEFVVLLGPSGCGKSTVLRMIAGLESVTEGQLLLDGEDAAELAPGQRGMAMVFQNFALYPRMTNRDNIGFPLKLEARGDVGPRVDATARLLGIEDLLDRYPAQLSGGERQRVAIGRAISREPTAFLMDEPLSNIDAKLRNHLRAEVARLNRELAVTTVYVTHDQAEAMSLGDRIAVMRDGVLQQVGSPREAYALPKNIFVAAFIGTPRINLLEAVVHAPLPGRMTIDLGRQSLVLPEPLSPDHQMLRIQQGRPVIVGLRSEAVRIARPSLARAGEWAMSGIVEHVEYLGHEALLHLNTGSRAALVPALEGPRTDSAPGGHRKNKEGTVLGRLRDRAVAHLHGLGQDEPGEGAVGVLEEPPVPAAPPQSAERAAIAGGDLVVRTGPDLQVRPGTHVPLLIDLEHLYVFDQQGRRVCPAPAHQPRLDE